In a genomic window of Gossypium arboreum isolate Shixiya-1 chromosome 7, ASM2569848v2, whole genome shotgun sequence:
- the LOC108483796 gene encoding probable linoleate 9S-lipoxygenase 4 isoform X1: protein MDSHHHHHHLCYNMQECFNAIQNKISDCNSLQDRHGSRYLINGKVVIEHSPGLSGPGKSASVQVYSSTVIDPNTMKGKLSGKACLKKGKSSKKDGTKTTVYKIKLHVEPGFGNPGAFLIENNHKHRFFLQSATLVTPENKVIHFDCRSWVYPIKDTNTSRLFFSNTCYLPSKTPACLVELRKEELESLRGDGTGERKEWDRIYDYALYDDLGNPEKGPDHVRPVLGGSRSRPYPRRGRTGRPATTNGTINLDTYVPPDERCSPKKLSEFIANAIQATAYFHLPEAKSLPRDSSSFESFGDIRDLYSNNRRQAMRGKSVTEKVKKFVPAQLFKDVTHVIEEVDIKFPLPQIIRANQFAWKLDEEFGRQMLAGTNPTRIHCLREFPPRGTLTESHIEQSDIEHNLDGLSFEQAMKQWRIYVLDHHDYLLPFLRKMYSEGVRPCASRTLLFLRNDATLKPLAIELSYPGSSNNVDGMKTMVLLPEKEDIPQALWQLAKAHVAANDSAYHQLISHWLHTHAVVEPFIIATRRQLSVMHPVHRLLDPHFKDTMHINALARTVLINAGGILEKTLFTGKFSMELSSELYKQWRFDEQALPSDLIKRCMALEESENPRGALMLFQDYPYGLDGLDIWLAIQTWVGDFCDIFYEDDPSVKSDTEIQAWWSEIRNVGHGDKRKEQWWCQMTTKADLKRTLTTLVWIASALHASVNFGQYSYAGYPPNRPSRCRKFVPEEGTMEFAEFLKDPDKYFLNMLPDRFEASLGIALMEVLSRHTSEEVYLGQRATSEWIDNKQVKQRFEKFNKSLREIEKQIMERNGDPELMNRRGPAKVPYKLLYPDAAKVETPAGITAKGIPNSISI, encoded by the exons atggattctcatcatcatcatcatcacctaTGTTACAATATGCAAGAATGTTTTAATGCTATCCAAAACAAGATTTCTGATTGTAATTCGCTGCAGGATCGCCATGGAAGCCGATACCTTATCAATGGAAAAGTTGTGATTGAACATAGCCCTGGATTATCAGGTCCTGGAAAATCAGCATCTGTTCAGGTTTATAGTTCAACAGTAATCGACCCAA ATACCATGAAAGGGAAGTTGAGCGGGAAAGCATGCCTCAAGAAGGGAAAGAGCAGTAAAAAAGACGGCACAAAAACCACCGTTTATAAGATCAAGTTACACGTAGAGCCTGGATTTGGAAATCCAGGAGCTTTCCTTATAGAAAACAATCACAAGCATAGATTCTTCCTTCAATCTGCAACTCTTGTAACTCCAGAAAACAAGGTCATCCACTTTGATTGCCGATCTTGGGTGTATCCAATCAAAGACACTAACACCAGTCGGCTTTTCTTTTCCAACACA TGTTATCTTCCGAGCAAAACCCCAGCTTGTCTAGTGGAATTGAGAAAGgaagagcttgaaagcttgagaGGTGATGGAACTGGGGAAAGGAAAGAATGGGATCGAATCTATGATTATGCTCTGTATGATGATCTTGGAAATCCTGAAAAAGGTCCAGATCATGTTAGACCTGTCTTGGGTGGTTCCCGTTCACGTCCGTATCCTCGCAGGGGAAGAACCGGCCGCCCTGCTACCACAAATG GCACGATTAACTTGGACACTTATGTTCCACCGGATGAGCGATGCAGTCCCAAGAAACTATCTGAGTTCATTGCAAATGCAATCCAAGCCACGGCTTATTTCCATCTACCTGAGGCGAAATCCTTGCCTCGTGATTCCAGTAGTTTTGAGTCATTTGGTGACATACGGGACCTGTATTCCAACAACAGACGCCAAGCGATGAGGGGAAAATCGGTGACGGAGAAAGTGAAAAAGTTTGTGCCAGCTCAGCTTTTCAAAGATGTCACTCACGTGATTGAAGAAGTTGACATAAAATTCCCACTGCCTCAAATCATAAGAG CTAATCAATTCGCATGGAAGCTAGATGAGGAATTCGGACGACAAATGCTTGCTGGGACGAATCCTACTAGAATTCATTGCTTGAGG GAATTCCCACCTCGAGGAACACTAACGGAAAGCCACATAGAGCAGTCAGACATTGAGCACAACCTTGATGGTTTGAGTTTCGAACAG GCAATGAAACAATGGAGGATTTATGTCCTGGACCACCATGATTATCTGTTGCCATTTTTAAGAAAAATGTACTCGGAGGGTGTCCGCCCTTGTGCATCCCGAACATTGCTATTTTTACGAAATGATGCCACCTTGAAGCCATTGGCCATAGAGCTGAGCTATCCCGGTTCTTCCAACAACGTCGACGGGATGAAAACCATGGTGTTACTTCCTGAAAAAGAAGACATCCCTCAAGCACTATGGCAGTTGGCCAAGGCTCATGTTGCAGCTAATGACTCGGCATACCATCAACTCATCAGCCATTG GTTGCATACTCATGCAGTTGTGGAGCCGTTCATCATTGCCACCAGGAGGCAGCTGAGCGTGATGCATCCAGTTCACCGGTTGTTGGATCCTCATTTCAAAGACACCATGCACATAAACGCACTAGCTCGGACCGTTCTGATAAACGCCGGAGGAATACTTGAGAAGACACTCTTCACGGGCAAATTCTCCATGGAATTGTCATCTGAACTTTACAAACAATGGAGATTCGATGAACAAGCTCTCCCTTCCGATCTAATCAAAAG GTGTATGGCCCTGGAAGAGTCAGAAAACCCCAGAGGAGCTCTTATGCTCTTCCAAGATTATCCTTACGGTCTAGACGGTCTAGATATATGGTTAGCCATCCAAACATGGGTGGGAGATTTTTGCGACATCTTCTATGAAGACGATCCTTCAGTCAAATCCGATACCGAAATACAAGCATGGTGGTCGGAAATTCGAAACGTCGGCCACGGCGATAAACGCAAGGAGCAATGGTGGTGTCAAATGACCACAAAGGCAGACCTTAAACGCACTTTAACAACACTCGTATGGATCGCATCGGCCCTTCATGCATCAGTGAATTTCGGGCAATATTCGTACGCAGGTTATCCTCCAAACCGTCCCAGTCGGTGCCGGAAGTTCGTGCCCGAAGAAGGTACGATGGAGTTTGCAGAATTCTTGAAAGACCCAGATAAGTATTTTCTCAACATGTTACCAGATAGGTTTGAGGCAAGCCTTGGGATAGCATTAATGGAGGTACTGTCACGGCACACGTCTGAAGAAGTTTACTTAGGACAGAGAGCAACATCGGAGTGGATAGATAATAAGCAGGTGAAGCAGAGATTTGAGAAGTTCAATAAGTCTCTGAGGGAGATAGAGAAGCAAATCATGGAGAGAAATGGAGATCCAGAGCTTATGAATAGACGAGGGCCTGCAAAAGTGCCATACAAACTTCTTTACCCTGATGCAGCTAAGGTCGAAACCCCAGCAGGAATCACGGCCAAAGGGATTCCTAATAGCATATCCATTTAA
- the LOC108468159 gene encoding calmodulin-like protein 3 gives MDLVELRKVFQMFDKNGDGKITKKELSDSLEEFSIFLSDKEINQIIDNIDVNGDGSVDIDEFGELYQMMVNERNEEEEMMEAFNVFDQNGDGFITFEELRSVLSSLGLKQGRTIEDCKNMITKVDQDGDGRVNFEEFQQMMKGGSFAALSSS, from the coding sequence ATGGATCTAGTTGAGCTTCGCAAGGTGTTCCAAATGTTTGATAAGAATGGAGATGGCAAGATCACAAAGAAAGAGCTTAGCGATTCACTCGAGGAGTTCAGTATTTTTCTTTCCGATAAAGAAATAAACCAAATCATTGATAACATTGATGTGAACGGAGATGGTTCTGTAGATATCGATGAATTTGGTGAATTGTATCAAATGATGGTGAATGAGAGGaacgaagaagaagaaatgatgGAAGCATTTAATGTCTTCGATCAAAACGGAGATGGATTCATCACATTTGAGGAGTTGAGGTCGGTTCTATCATCATTAGGGTTGAAGCAGGGAAGAACTATTGAGGATTGCAAGAATATGATAACAAAAGTAGATCAAGATGGAGATGGTAGGGTTAATTTCGAGGAGTTCCAGCAGATGATGAAAGGTGGTAGCTTTGCTGCCTTAAGTTCAAGTTAA
- the LOC108458239 gene encoding uncharacterized protein At5g01610-like — MIPLVPSIFLHVIFIFFALVNGEQETIYDILKAHGLPTGLLPKGITRFEFDETGRFEVQLDQACNAMFECQFRYDRNVSGTLKYGQMGALSGISSQELFLWFQVKGIWVDVPSSGLIYFDVGVVSKQFSLSWFETPRDCMAIQDDSESGDSIGDGKLLAEAVAKSPRAKHRYELDHGGFGRNEI, encoded by the exons atgattCCTTTAGTTCCTTCCATATTTCTTCACGTCATTTTCATCTTCTTCGCGCTTGTCAACGGCGAGCAGGAGACTATTTACGATATCCTAAAGGCCCATGGGCTACCCACGGGGCTGCTTCCGAAGGGGATAACCCGATTTGAGTTCGACGAAACCGGCCGCTTCGAGGTTCAGTTGGATCAAGCTTGTAATGCTATGTTTGAATGCCAGTTTCGTTATGATAGGAACGTTTCTGGGACTTTGAAGTACGGGCAGATGGGGGCCTTGTCTGGGATTTCTTCTCAAGAGCTGTTTCTTTGGTTCCAGGTCAAAGGGATTTGGGTTGATGTTCCTAGCTCGGGCCTCATTTATTTCGACGTCGGTGTCGTTTCTAAGCAGTTTTCGTTGTCTTGGTTCGAAACGCCGAGGGATTGTATGGCGATTCAGGATGATTCTGAATCTGGTGATTCGATTGGAGATGGCAAGTTATTAGCTGAAGCAGTCGCGAAG AGTCCACGTGCGAAACATCGATATGAACTTGATCATGGAGGTTTTGGGAGGAACGAGATCTAG
- the LOC108487193 gene encoding uncharacterized protein LOC108487193 — MPSGAGDLEASTPTDDKGPLENLREIHQKALDDLVNVNSLFTLAVFVGLSMARQGERSLENRTECDADVGNARRLVVNEVVSFACFLLSSLVAKALKIHVTICQEEDFKNTRNQSVRFSMLMLSVWASVFGCIFLTVSMVDVIQIKVGKLSCRSVHAWRAAGALIAIVLLALSIYVPFMMTAIFTSVRNVQRKVDKK; from the exons ATGCCAAG TGGAGCCGGCGATCTAGAAGCTTCCACCCCCACCGATGATAAAGGACCGTTGGAAAATCTGCGAGAAATTCACCAGAAAGCGTTAGATGACCTTGTGAACGTGAACTCGCTCTTCACGCTGGCCGTCTTCGTGGGGTTATCGATGGCACGTCAAGGCGAGCGTAGCCTCGAGAACCGCACTGAATGCGACGCGGATGTGGGGAACGCGAGGCGGCTGGTGGTGAACGAAGTGGTGTCGTTCGCTTGCTTCCTGTTGTCGAGCCTGGTAGCCAAGGCACTTAAAATCCATGTCACCATTTGCCAAGAAGAGGACTTCAAGAATACCCGTAACCAGAGTGTGAGATTCTCAATGCTGATGTTGTCGGTGTGGGCGTCGGTTTTCGGATGCATATTCCTTACGGTATCCATGGTGGATGTGATCCAAATCAAGGTGGGAAAGCTTTCTTGTAGGAGTGTCCATGCATGGAGGGCTGCCGGAGCACTGATTGCCATTGTGCTCCTTGCGCTTTCTATTTACGTCCCCTTTATGATGACTGCAATATTCACTTCCGTCAGGAATGTTCAAAGAAAAGTAGACAAGAAATAA
- the LOC108469623 gene encoding uncharacterized protein LOC108469623, producing MAISTIQKLTSQIHRLPPVSYHILTRSSATLSSSKKVADRIVKLFAIDPEGQKREVVGLAGHSLLRALTNSGLIDPASHRLEEIDACSAECEVNIAQEWLEKLPPRTYDEEYVLVRNSRGRILNKHSRLGCQVVLTPQLQGMVVAVPEPKPWDIP from the coding sequence ATGGCGATTTCAACAATCCAAAAGCTCACTTCCCAAATCCACCGTCTCCCACCTGTATCCTACCACATCCTCACCCGATCCTCCGCCACCTTGTCCTCCTCCAAGAAGGTTGCCGACAGGATCGTCAAGCTCTTCGCCATCGACCCAGAAGGCCAAAAGCGTGAGGTTGTGGGCCTAGCCGGCCACAGCTTACTTCGGGCCTTGACTAACAGCGGGCTGATCGATCCGGCGTCTCACCGGCTCGAGGAGATTGATGCTTGCTCCGCCGAATGCGAGGTCAACATCGCCCAGGAATGGCTCGAGAAGCTTCCACCCCGTACCTACGATGAGGAATATGTGTTGGTAAGGAATTCGAGGGGTCGTATCTTGAACAAGCATTCCAGGCTTGGGTGTCAGGTCGTGCTTACGCCTCAGCTCCAAGGTATGGTTGTCGCTGTCCCCGAGCCTAAGCCTTGGGATAttccataa
- the LOC108483796 gene encoding probable linoleate 9S-lipoxygenase 4 isoform X2 has translation MKGKLSGKACLKKGKSSKKDGTKTTVYKIKLHVEPGFGNPGAFLIENNHKHRFFLQSATLVTPENKVIHFDCRSWVYPIKDTNTSRLFFSNTCYLPSKTPACLVELRKEELESLRGDGTGERKEWDRIYDYALYDDLGNPEKGPDHVRPVLGGSRSRPYPRRGRTGRPATTNGTINLDTYVPPDERCSPKKLSEFIANAIQATAYFHLPEAKSLPRDSSSFESFGDIRDLYSNNRRQAMRGKSVTEKVKKFVPAQLFKDVTHVIEEVDIKFPLPQIIRANQFAWKLDEEFGRQMLAGTNPTRIHCLREFPPRGTLTESHIEQSDIEHNLDGLSFEQAMKQWRIYVLDHHDYLLPFLRKMYSEGVRPCASRTLLFLRNDATLKPLAIELSYPGSSNNVDGMKTMVLLPEKEDIPQALWQLAKAHVAANDSAYHQLISHWLHTHAVVEPFIIATRRQLSVMHPVHRLLDPHFKDTMHINALARTVLINAGGILEKTLFTGKFSMELSSELYKQWRFDEQALPSDLIKRCMALEESENPRGALMLFQDYPYGLDGLDIWLAIQTWVGDFCDIFYEDDPSVKSDTEIQAWWSEIRNVGHGDKRKEQWWCQMTTKADLKRTLTTLVWIASALHASVNFGQYSYAGYPPNRPSRCRKFVPEEGTMEFAEFLKDPDKYFLNMLPDRFEASLGIALMEVLSRHTSEEVYLGQRATSEWIDNKQVKQRFEKFNKSLREIEKQIMERNGDPELMNRRGPAKVPYKLLYPDAAKVETPAGITAKGIPNSISI, from the exons ATGAAAGGGAAGTTGAGCGGGAAAGCATGCCTCAAGAAGGGAAAGAGCAGTAAAAAAGACGGCACAAAAACCACCGTTTATAAGATCAAGTTACACGTAGAGCCTGGATTTGGAAATCCAGGAGCTTTCCTTATAGAAAACAATCACAAGCATAGATTCTTCCTTCAATCTGCAACTCTTGTAACTCCAGAAAACAAGGTCATCCACTTTGATTGCCGATCTTGGGTGTATCCAATCAAAGACACTAACACCAGTCGGCTTTTCTTTTCCAACACA TGTTATCTTCCGAGCAAAACCCCAGCTTGTCTAGTGGAATTGAGAAAGgaagagcttgaaagcttgagaGGTGATGGAACTGGGGAAAGGAAAGAATGGGATCGAATCTATGATTATGCTCTGTATGATGATCTTGGAAATCCTGAAAAAGGTCCAGATCATGTTAGACCTGTCTTGGGTGGTTCCCGTTCACGTCCGTATCCTCGCAGGGGAAGAACCGGCCGCCCTGCTACCACAAATG GCACGATTAACTTGGACACTTATGTTCCACCGGATGAGCGATGCAGTCCCAAGAAACTATCTGAGTTCATTGCAAATGCAATCCAAGCCACGGCTTATTTCCATCTACCTGAGGCGAAATCCTTGCCTCGTGATTCCAGTAGTTTTGAGTCATTTGGTGACATACGGGACCTGTATTCCAACAACAGACGCCAAGCGATGAGGGGAAAATCGGTGACGGAGAAAGTGAAAAAGTTTGTGCCAGCTCAGCTTTTCAAAGATGTCACTCACGTGATTGAAGAAGTTGACATAAAATTCCCACTGCCTCAAATCATAAGAG CTAATCAATTCGCATGGAAGCTAGATGAGGAATTCGGACGACAAATGCTTGCTGGGACGAATCCTACTAGAATTCATTGCTTGAGG GAATTCCCACCTCGAGGAACACTAACGGAAAGCCACATAGAGCAGTCAGACATTGAGCACAACCTTGATGGTTTGAGTTTCGAACAG GCAATGAAACAATGGAGGATTTATGTCCTGGACCACCATGATTATCTGTTGCCATTTTTAAGAAAAATGTACTCGGAGGGTGTCCGCCCTTGTGCATCCCGAACATTGCTATTTTTACGAAATGATGCCACCTTGAAGCCATTGGCCATAGAGCTGAGCTATCCCGGTTCTTCCAACAACGTCGACGGGATGAAAACCATGGTGTTACTTCCTGAAAAAGAAGACATCCCTCAAGCACTATGGCAGTTGGCCAAGGCTCATGTTGCAGCTAATGACTCGGCATACCATCAACTCATCAGCCATTG GTTGCATACTCATGCAGTTGTGGAGCCGTTCATCATTGCCACCAGGAGGCAGCTGAGCGTGATGCATCCAGTTCACCGGTTGTTGGATCCTCATTTCAAAGACACCATGCACATAAACGCACTAGCTCGGACCGTTCTGATAAACGCCGGAGGAATACTTGAGAAGACACTCTTCACGGGCAAATTCTCCATGGAATTGTCATCTGAACTTTACAAACAATGGAGATTCGATGAACAAGCTCTCCCTTCCGATCTAATCAAAAG GTGTATGGCCCTGGAAGAGTCAGAAAACCCCAGAGGAGCTCTTATGCTCTTCCAAGATTATCCTTACGGTCTAGACGGTCTAGATATATGGTTAGCCATCCAAACATGGGTGGGAGATTTTTGCGACATCTTCTATGAAGACGATCCTTCAGTCAAATCCGATACCGAAATACAAGCATGGTGGTCGGAAATTCGAAACGTCGGCCACGGCGATAAACGCAAGGAGCAATGGTGGTGTCAAATGACCACAAAGGCAGACCTTAAACGCACTTTAACAACACTCGTATGGATCGCATCGGCCCTTCATGCATCAGTGAATTTCGGGCAATATTCGTACGCAGGTTATCCTCCAAACCGTCCCAGTCGGTGCCGGAAGTTCGTGCCCGAAGAAGGTACGATGGAGTTTGCAGAATTCTTGAAAGACCCAGATAAGTATTTTCTCAACATGTTACCAGATAGGTTTGAGGCAAGCCTTGGGATAGCATTAATGGAGGTACTGTCACGGCACACGTCTGAAGAAGTTTACTTAGGACAGAGAGCAACATCGGAGTGGATAGATAATAAGCAGGTGAAGCAGAGATTTGAGAAGTTCAATAAGTCTCTGAGGGAGATAGAGAAGCAAATCATGGAGAGAAATGGAGATCCAGAGCTTATGAATAGACGAGGGCCTGCAAAAGTGCCATACAAACTTCTTTACCCTGATGCAGCTAAGGTCGAAACCCCAGCAGGAATCACGGCCAAAGGGATTCCTAATAGCATATCCATTTAA
- the LOC108468145 gene encoding protein FAR1-RELATED SEQUENCE 3, with the protein MSLGSEETLHSWDLDKEGGKADSSVEEKTAEPEGSEILEPYVGMEFESEDDAKKFYIEYARRIGFVVRIMQRRRSGIDGRTLARRLGCNKQGFSPNHKGTLGQEKKPRPSAREGCKATILVKMEKTGKWVVTRFEKEHNHPLMITTNGFNTTGDKDKKIEELTMELAHQEQLCSAYREKLFAFINNVEKQTEELSSKIEVIVDNVRKLEAQRQRFTHRSAGSLGI; encoded by the exons ATGTCTCTCGGATCAGAAGAAACTCTTCATTCA TGGGATTTGGACAAAGAAGGTGGGAAAGCAGACAGCTCAGTTGAAGAAAAAACAGCTGAACCAGAAGGAAGCGAAATCCTAGAACCGTATGTGGGTATGGAATTTGAATCTGAAGATGATGCTAAGAAATTCTACATAGAGTATGCCAGACGGATAGGATTTGTGGTGCGAATTATGCAGCGTCGTCGTTCGGGGATTGATGGAAGAACACTTGCTCGTCGTCTAGGATGCAACAAACAGGGTTTCTCTCCTAATCATAAGGGCACACTAGGACAAGAGAAAAAGCCACGTCCTAGTGCACGAGAAGGTTGCAAGGCAACTATTTTGGTTAAGATGGAAAAGACtggaaaatgggttgttacaagatTTGAAAAGGAGCATAATCATCCCCTTATGATCACAACCAATGGATTCAATACCACG GGTGATAAGGACAAGAAAATTGAAGAACTCACGATGGAGTTAGCGCATCAAGAGCAATTATGTTCAGCTTATCGAGAAAAGTTGTTTGCGTTCATTAACAACGTTGAGAAGCAAACAGAAGAACTATCTTCAAAGATTGAAGTTATAGTAGACAATGTTAGGAAACTCGAAGCTCAAAGGCAGAGATTTACGCACCGTAGCGCAGGTAGCCTTGGTATTTAA